A single Natronorubrum sediminis DNA region contains:
- the msrA gene encoding peptide-methionine (S)-S-oxide reductase MsrA codes for MERATFGGGCFWCIEAAFEELAGVESVTSGYAGGHTDDPTYREVCTGQTGHAEVIQLEYDPAEISYEKLLEVFFTVHDPTQLNRQGPDVGTQYRSAIYAHSDQQLETAEAFAAELESEGLYEGIETEIEPLETFYEAEEAHQNYFEKNPQDAYCTMHAAPKVEKVRETFTENLEGEQPSP; via the coding sequence ATGGAACGAGCGACGTTCGGCGGCGGCTGTTTCTGGTGTATCGAAGCGGCGTTCGAAGAGCTCGCGGGCGTCGAGTCGGTCACCTCCGGGTACGCCGGTGGCCACACCGATGACCCGACCTATCGCGAAGTCTGTACCGGCCAGACGGGTCATGCGGAGGTCATCCAACTCGAGTACGATCCCGCCGAGATCAGCTACGAGAAACTCCTCGAGGTGTTCTTCACGGTCCACGACCCGACCCAGTTGAACCGACAGGGGCCAGACGTGGGCACGCAGTATCGCTCGGCCATCTACGCCCACAGCGACCAGCAACTCGAGACCGCCGAGGCCTTCGCCGCGGAACTCGAGAGTGAGGGGCTCTACGAGGGTATCGAGACGGAAATCGAGCCACTCGAGACGTTCTACGAAGCCGAAGAAGCACACCAAAACTACTTCGAGAAGAATCCACAGGACGCCTATTGTACGATGCACGCGGCTCCCAAAGTCGAAAAAGTCCGGGAGACGTTCACCGAGAACCTCGAGGGCGAACAGCCCTCGCCGTGA
- a CDS encoding potassium channel family protein, translated as MEDWRRRIGLALTAVAAIILTYSVIYQWAMLTFEGQEIPIYKSIQVVIESLTTAGFGGHAPWESTVLNFLVIGMNVTGVLLVFLGLPLFAIPLLRQGLKTEPPTTSDLTDHVIICGHSARDDVLRKELDEVGIPCVFIEQDPDLVTELAESGIDAIHGDPEQIETLRAANATDARSLVADVNDEANPTVILSALRINPDLGIISVVRDYKTASYHEYSGADEVVLARQQLGDAFGRRATTSFAEKLRNVIHVENDYEITELLVEEESDLAGQTIREAHIFGQTDLTIIGVWLGGKFVISPDPDTVLEENTILLVAGEHSDFDSLTARSIPTHHHPSHVIICGYGTVGWSVAETLEESGISASIIDRENRDAVDVVGDATDPETYEKVDIENAETIVLSLDDDTTTIYSTLVIRELAPDIEIIARADDPDTVWKLYNAGADYVLSLPTITGEILASYLIDKVEIVTPQVNFEFIRSKAPSLVGESLSDVDLRRQTGCTVIAVERDDELKTDLSAGFVVSDNDILIAGGSEKAIENFKRFVTK; from the coding sequence ATGGAAGATTGGAGACGGCGTATTGGGTTGGCGCTTACAGCTGTCGCCGCCATCATACTCACCTATTCTGTCATTTACCAGTGGGCAATGCTGACGTTCGAGGGGCAGGAGATTCCGATATACAAGTCGATTCAGGTCGTTATCGAATCGCTTACCACCGCTGGATTCGGCGGCCATGCACCGTGGGAAAGCACTGTATTGAACTTCCTGGTTATCGGGATGAATGTCACGGGTGTTTTGCTCGTATTCTTAGGCCTCCCTTTGTTCGCTATCCCACTTCTCCGACAAGGGCTCAAAACCGAGCCACCGACGACGAGTGACTTGACCGACCACGTCATTATCTGTGGACATTCGGCACGAGACGATGTGCTGAGAAAAGAACTCGACGAAGTCGGGATACCATGCGTCTTCATCGAACAGGATCCAGACCTCGTTACGGAACTCGCAGAGAGTGGTATCGATGCGATTCACGGAGACCCAGAACAGATCGAAACCCTCCGTGCCGCCAATGCAACCGACGCCCGTTCCCTCGTCGCGGACGTCAACGACGAAGCCAATCCGACAGTTATCCTCTCGGCGCTTCGGATCAATCCGGATCTGGGAATTATCAGCGTCGTCCGAGACTACAAGACGGCATCGTATCACGAGTATTCAGGCGCGGATGAGGTCGTCCTGGCTCGTCAACAACTCGGAGACGCCTTCGGTAGACGAGCGACAACCTCCTTTGCAGAGAAACTTCGGAACGTCATTCACGTCGAAAATGACTACGAGATCACAGAGCTGTTAGTCGAAGAGGAGAGCGATCTGGCGGGGCAAACGATCAGAGAGGCGCATATTTTTGGCCAAACCGACCTCACGATCATCGGGGTATGGCTCGGCGGGAAGTTCGTTATCTCGCCGGACCCGGACACGGTTCTCGAAGAGAATACAATTCTTCTCGTCGCCGGCGAACACAGCGATTTCGATAGTCTAACTGCCCGATCAATTCCGACGCATCACCACCCCTCTCACGTCATTATCTGCGGGTACGGCACTGTCGGCTGGTCCGTCGCTGAGACGCTCGAGGAATCAGGTATTTCAGCGAGTATAATCGACCGTGAAAATCGGGATGCGGTCGACGTGGTCGGAGATGCTACCGACCCCGAAACGTACGAGAAGGTGGACATCGAGAACGCAGAGACCATCGTGCTTTCCTTGGACGATGATACGACGACAATTTACTCGACGCTAGTCATCCGGGAGTTGGCCCCCGATATCGAAATTATCGCTCGCGCAGACGATCCAGACACTGTCTGGAAATTGTACAACGCTGGTGCAGACTACGTCTTATCACTTCCGACGATTACTGGCGAGATACTCGCATCGTACCTGATCGACAAAGTCGAAATCGTCACCCCACAGGTGAATTTCGAGTTCATTCGCTCGAAAGCACCGTCTCTCGTCGGAGAAAGTCTCAGCGATGTCGATCTTCGCAGACAAACCGGGTGTACAGTGATCGCTGTCGAGAGAGATGATGAGTTGAAAACCGATCTGAGTGCAGGTTTCGTTGTCAGCGACAACGACATCCTCATCGCTGGAGGGAGTGAGAAGGCAATTGAAAATTTCAAGCGATTTGTCACAAAGTGA
- a CDS encoding NAD(P)/FAD-dependent oxidoreductase, with the protein MEATNTEAVRDVVIVGSGVAGLSAAVYAARADLEPLVLEGPEPGGQLTLTTEVENYLGFPDGVGGMELVQRGKEQAERFGATFRHGVVERASLEESPFALELSSGDVLETRALVVASGASARWVGATNEDEMMGYGLSTCATCDGAFHRGDDVLVIGGGDSAMEEALFLAKFADSVTVVHRRDELRASDIMARRARENESIEFRWNAELSEIHGSQETGVTGATLVTHPAGHPRARLEDGKSVETERVDVGGIFYGVGHVPNTAFLAETPVERDETGYLRTEPGTATETAVPGVFGAGDVMDPDYRQAITAAGTGSMAALDAESWLEERALEDEPTPAAALEASQ; encoded by the coding sequence ATGGAGGCGACCAACACCGAGGCCGTCCGCGACGTCGTCATCGTCGGCTCCGGTGTCGCCGGCCTCTCGGCAGCCGTCTACGCCGCCCGGGCGGACCTCGAGCCGCTCGTGCTCGAGGGTCCGGAGCCCGGCGGTCAGCTCACGCTGACGACGGAGGTCGAGAACTACCTCGGCTTCCCCGACGGCGTTGGCGGAATGGAACTCGTCCAGCGAGGGAAAGAGCAAGCCGAGCGCTTCGGCGCGACGTTTCGCCACGGCGTTGTCGAACGCGCCTCGCTCGAGGAGTCGCCGTTCGCCCTCGAGTTGTCTTCGGGTGACGTCCTCGAGACTCGCGCGCTCGTCGTCGCGTCCGGCGCGAGCGCCCGCTGGGTCGGCGCGACGAACGAAGACGAGATGATGGGCTACGGGCTCTCGACGTGTGCGACCTGTGACGGCGCGTTCCACCGCGGCGACGACGTGCTCGTCATCGGCGGGGGCGACAGCGCGATGGAAGAGGCGCTGTTTCTCGCGAAATTCGCCGACAGCGTCACGGTCGTCCACCGCCGCGACGAGCTCCGGGCCTCGGATATCATGGCTCGTCGCGCACGCGAGAACGAGTCGATCGAGTTCCGCTGGAACGCGGAACTCAGCGAAATACACGGCTCGCAGGAAACGGGCGTCACCGGTGCGACGCTCGTCACCCATCCGGCGGGTCATCCGAGAGCGCGACTCGAGGACGGGAAGTCCGTCGAAACCGAACGCGTCGACGTCGGCGGCATCTTCTACGGCGTCGGCCACGTCCCGAACACGGCGTTCCTGGCGGAAACGCCGGTCGAGCGCGACGAGACGGGCTACCTGCGGACGGAGCCCGGAACGGCGACGGAAACCGCCGTCCCCGGTGTCTTCGGCGCGGGCGACGTGATGGATCCCGACTACCGGCAGGCGATCACGGCCGCCGGAACCGGAAGCATGGCCGCGCTCGACGCCGAATCGTGGCTCGAGGAGCGAGCGCTCGAAGACGAACCGACTCCCGCTGCGGCACTCGAAGCGAGCCAGTAA
- the trxA gene encoding thioredoxin produces MATETQNDSSDPSADEPLHIESEAHLEDVVDDHDVVLVDFFATWCGPCQMLEPVLEKLAAETDAAIAKVDVDEHQQLAGAYGVRGVPTLALFADGEQVEQQTGALPEDHLRDLIERHTE; encoded by the coding sequence ATGGCAACTGAGACCCAAAACGACTCATCCGATCCGTCGGCCGACGAACCACTCCACATCGAGAGCGAAGCCCACCTCGAGGACGTCGTGGACGATCACGATGTCGTCCTCGTGGACTTCTTCGCGACGTGGTGTGGCCCGTGCCAGATGCTCGAGCCCGTTCTCGAGAAACTGGCGGCAGAGACCGACGCCGCGATCGCGAAGGTCGACGTCGACGAACACCAGCAACTCGCGGGTGCCTACGGCGTTCGCGGCGTGCCGACGCTCGCGCTCTTCGCGGACGGCGAGCAGGTCGAACAGCAAACCGGCGCGCTGCCGGAGGATCACCTTCGCGACCTGATCGAGCGCCACACCGAATAA
- a CDS encoding helix-turn-helix domain-containing protein, producing MANSMAEQLQQDMECEGLLECIHGLKQLDKDCFRAMVESEEPLTIDEVAERVDRERSTAYRSIQRLLQSGFIQKEQINYDQGGYYHVYHPTDPSQIADDMQRMLNDWYAKMGQLIHEFEDKYEQTEADVPAQG from the coding sequence ATGGCGAATTCGATGGCAGAACAACTCCAGCAAGATATGGAGTGCGAAGGACTGCTGGAGTGTATTCACGGCCTCAAACAACTCGATAAAGATTGCTTTCGCGCGATGGTCGAAAGCGAAGAGCCGTTGACGATCGACGAGGTCGCAGAACGCGTCGACCGCGAGCGCTCGACGGCCTATCGCTCGATCCAGCGACTGCTCCAGAGCGGTTTCATCCAGAAAGAGCAGATCAACTACGACCAGGGCGGGTACTACCACGTCTACCACCCAACCGACCCGTCACAGATCGCAGACGACATGCAGCGAATGTTGAACGACTGGTACGCGAAGATGGGTCAGCTTATCCACGAGTTCGAAGACAAGTACGAACAGACCGAAGCCGACGTTCCCGCACAGGGCTAA